GTCCGATTTATGCGGTTTTCTCAGCGTCATGCTCACCGATATGTCAGGTCTCAGCAGGCACGTGAACTTGAAATTTCGCAAATGTCTCAACCCGGACGCCATGCCACCGGAAACCCTCGACGAAGCACACCATTGTCTTGACCCCGCCAACGCAGGGACGTATCCAAGAGTCCGTGGCGATTTGTTACCGGATTGCGGGCCACGTTAAATATGCTGCTAAAGAGGATGGATTGCTATGAGCCTCCCCCTTTTCCCGGTGGAGGCTTTTATATTTGGGCAATGCCCGATCGAGGATGACATGACTAAAGACTGGTCCCCCCGCACCAAATCCGTCCACAGTGGCACCCGCCGCTCGCAATATGGCGAAATGTCCGAAGCGATATTCCTGACGCAAGGCTTCGTCTACGACACTCCCGAGCAGGCCGAGGCGCGCTTCATCGAAAGCGGTGCTGACGAATTCATCTACGCGCGCTACGGCAACCCCACTGTGCGCATGTTCGAGGAACGTATCGCCGCGATTGAAGGTACCGAGGATGCGTTCGCGACCGCCTCCGGCATGGCCGCAGTGAACGGAGCGCTCACTTCGATGTTGCGGGCTGGCGACCACGTCGTCTCGGCCAAGGCACTGTTCGGCTCCTGCCTATACGTGCTCGAAGACATCCTGACCCGCTTCGGCGTGGAGGTCACCTTTGTTGAAGGCACCGATCTGGCCGCATGGAAAGCCGCCGTGCGCGACGACACCAAGGCGGTATTCTTGGAAACGGTCTCAAACCCGACACTTGAGGTCATTGACCTGAAGGGCGTCGCCGACATCGCCCACGCCAAAGGCGCGCTGGTGGTGGTCGACAACGTCTTCGCAACCCCTGCCTTCTCCAACGCGGTTGCGCTGGGGGCCGACGTCATCGTTTACTCTGCAACCAAGCATATTGATGGCCAAGGTCGCTGTCTGGGCGGGGTGATCTGCGGAACCAAGGAATTCATTCGTAAAACGGCAGAGCCCTACCTAAAGCACACAGGCTGCGCCCTGTCGCCATTCAACGCTTGGGTCATGTTGAAAGGCCTTGAGACGATGCATTTGCGCTGCGAGGCGCAAGCCACGAGCGCGCTATTCATCGCCGAGGCGTTAGAAGGCCACAACAAGCTGGACCGCACGCTGTATCCTTACTTGAACTCTCATCCGCAACACTCTGTTGCAAAAGAACAAATGGACGCTGGCGGCACGGTGATCTCATTGGACATCCAAGGCGGGAAGGACGCGGCTTTCCGCTTTCTCAACGCGTTGGACATCATCTTGATCTCCAACAATTTGGGCGACAGCAAAAGCATCGTCACCCACCCCGCCACGACCACCCACCAGCGCCTCAGCGACGCGCAACGGGCGGAATTGGGAATTACAGACGGCCTCGTGCGCATTTCAATCGGCTTGGAGGACAAGGCCGATCTGCTGGAAGACATCCGCTCGGCGCTGAACGCAGTCTGACCGAAAAGGTCGGTTTTCCTTTGTATCGACAGCGTCGCGCCCCATATAGTGGCACACGCTGCCGCTGCACCCCTTAGGAGGGAAGCCCATGAACGTCCACGCCCCAGAGCCAGACGAGCCAACCCGCGAGGAGGCCGAAGCCGCCCTT
Above is a window of Litoreibacter janthinus DNA encoding:
- the metZ gene encoding O-succinylhomoserine sulfhydrylase, which produces MTKDWSPRTKSVHSGTRRSQYGEMSEAIFLTQGFVYDTPEQAEARFIESGADEFIYARYGNPTVRMFEERIAAIEGTEDAFATASGMAAVNGALTSMLRAGDHVVSAKALFGSCLYVLEDILTRFGVEVTFVEGTDLAAWKAAVRDDTKAVFLETVSNPTLEVIDLKGVADIAHAKGALVVVDNVFATPAFSNAVALGADVIVYSATKHIDGQGRCLGGVICGTKEFIRKTAEPYLKHTGCALSPFNAWVMLKGLETMHLRCEAQATSALFIAEALEGHNKLDRTLYPYLNSHPQHSVAKEQMDAGGTVISLDIQGGKDAAFRFLNALDIILISNNLGDSKSIVTHPATTTHQRLSDAQRAELGITDGLVRISIGLEDKADLLEDIRSALNAV